The following coding sequences lie in one Silene latifolia isolate original U9 population chromosome 5, ASM4854445v1, whole genome shotgun sequence genomic window:
- the LOC141657516 gene encoding putative xyloglucan endotransglucosylase/hydrolase protein 28 translates to MEFKMKRFFVLLLLLLICLCVNIIADSDSGSFDKLPIISFDEGYSHLFGDNNLMVLRDGKSVHLSLDQRTGSGFMSNDLYLHGFFSASIKLPSDYTAGVVVAFYMSNGDMYKKNHDELDFEFLGNIRGKEWRVQTNVYGNGSTSVGREERYTLWFDPSEEFHRYSILWTEDQIIFYVDDIPIREIKRTGAMTRDFPSKPMSLYATIWDASTWATNGGKYKVDYRYAPYVAQFSDLVLHGCAVDPIERSRQCDNIFPEVGSIPSGITPVQRVGMSNFRKKHLTYSYCYDKSRYKAPTSECVFDSRESDRLKRFDPVTFGGGRRSHGRRHRDEKSSSI, encoded by the exons ATGGAATTCAAAATGAAGAGATtctttgtattattattattattattgatttgtttgtgtgTTAATATTATTGCTGATTCTGATTCTGGGAGTTTTGATAAACTTCCCATAATTTCATTTGATGAAGGCTATTCTCATCTGTTTGGTGATAATAATCTTATGGTTCTTAGAGATGGAAAATCTGTTCATCTTTCCCTTGATCAAAGAACAG GTTCTGGATTTATGTCAAATGATCTATACTTACATGGGTTCTTCAGTGCATCAATTAAATTGCCTTCAGATTATACAGCTGGGGTTGTGGTTGCCTTTTAT ATGTCTAACGGTGACATGTATAAGAAAAACCACGACGAACTTGATTTCGAGTTCTTAGGTAATATCCGAGGAAAGGAATGGCGGGTTCAAACCAATGTGTATGGAAACGGGAGCACGAGTGTAGGGAGAGAAGAGAGATACACCTTGTGGTTCGATCCTTCAGAGGAATTTCATCGATACAGCATACTTTGGACTGAAGATCAAATCAT ATTTTATGTGGATGATATCCCCATTAGAGAAATAAAGAGGACCGGAGCGATGACACGTGATTTCCCCTCCAAACCCATGTCATTGTATGCTACTATATGGGATGCCTCCACTTGGGCTACCAATGGTGGCAAGTACAAAGTGGATTATAGGTACGCTCCTTACGTAGCTCAGTTCTCCGACCTCGTTCTTCATGGATGTGCGGTTGATCCAATTGAACGTTCTCGTCAATGTGATAATATTTTCCCTGAGGTTGGATCAATCCCAAGTGGCATTACTCCGGTACAGAGGGTAGGGATGTCAAATTTCAGGAAGAAgcacttaacatactcatattgCTATGATAAGTCTAGATACAAGGCTCCTACCTCAGAGTGTGTGTTTGATTCTCGAGAGTCCGACAGGCTTAAGCGTTTTGATCCGGTGACTTTTGGAGGAGGCCGCCGCAGCCATGGAAGGCGACACCGTGATGAAAAATCTTCTTCTATCTAA
- the LOC141657517 gene encoding alkylated DNA repair protein ALKBH6 homolog: protein MEINEKTSRFQVGPVPTVIYIPDFISDAEETQLSNHIYQAPVSKWKTLKNRRLQNWGGVVHEKGLISQDLPLWLTKLNQRIYEEFGIFPATPNHVLINEYLPDQGIMPHQDGPAYFPAAAILSLGSPVVMNFTPHVKLCEDDGTTKLESHFPSLGSAKIAQEDSPQNFSLLLMPRSLLIFKDLAYSDYLHGIEDNAVQHYDGAVNLTEANKNYEANEPASRIGSTASETEPEDMKVLRRMNTRISLTCRLVLKVRKNLIKI, encoded by the exons ATGGAAATAAACGAAAAGACATCCAGATTTCAAGTTGGCCCTGTGCCAACGGTGATCTATATTCCTGACTTCATCAGTGATGCTGAGGAAACTCAGCTGTCCAATCAT ATTTATCAAGCACCCGTTTCAAAGTGGAAAACGCTCAAGAACCGTAGACTACAGAACTGGG GGGGTGTAGTCCACGAGAAGGGTCTGATTAGTCAAGACT TGCCCCTGTGGTTAACCAAACTAAACCAAAGAATATACGAAGAGTTTGGTATTTTTCCGGCTACGCCAAATCACGTTCTCATCAATGAGTACCTTCCTGATCAAGGCATAATG CCTCATCAAGATGGACCTGCTTATTTTCCAGCAGCTGCTATCCTATCTCTTGGTTCACCCGTAGTAATGAACTTTACTCCTCATGTAAAATTGTGCGAGGACGATGGCACAACCAAACTTGAATCTCATTTTCCAAGTCTTGGAAGTGCAAAAATAGCTCAAGAAGATAGTCCTCAAAACTTCTCTCTTCTGCTGATGCCTCGCAGTCTGTTGATCTTTAAAGACCTTGCATACTCAG ATTACCTACATGGGATTGAAGATAATGCAGTTCAGCATTATGATGGG GCTGTAAACTTAACTGAAGCTAATAAGAATTATGAAGCTAATGAGCCGGCTTCAAGGATTGGGTCTACAGCTAGTGAAACGGAGCCTGAAGATATGAAAGTTTTACGCCGAATGAATACTAGGATTTCATTAACATGCCGTTTGGTATTGAAGGTCCGTAAGAACTTGATCAAGATTTAG